From a single Microbacterium terrisoli genomic region:
- the secF gene encoding protein translocase subunit SecF yields the protein MGVMSQFGNDLYSGKRSFPFVAKRRLWFIIAALLVLGSVLVPFVRPIQFSIEFTGGSQFTVSSIANPDQTKATAAVLSVVPNATTKVTTVGKDAVRVQTNQMTPAQTEAVSQALAKTYDVELKEVTASFIGPSWGADVTRQSLWGLAIFLALTFLILALYFRTWKMSAASIIGLVDVLVITIGVYALAGFEISPAAVIGFLTILAYSLYDVTVVFDKIREITRDDAGHMDRRFGESVNLAVNQTLVRSINTTVVAVLPVGAILFIGAFWLGAQTLSDISLSIFVGIIVAAYSTLFVASPLYSLFRETEVGVKEHDAKVVKARERAAVAV from the coding sequence ATGGGCGTCATGAGCCAATTCGGCAACGACCTCTACTCGGGCAAGCGCTCCTTCCCGTTCGTCGCCAAGCGTCGGCTGTGGTTCATCATCGCGGCCCTGCTGGTACTGGGCTCGGTGCTGGTGCCGTTCGTCCGGCCCATCCAGTTCTCGATCGAGTTCACCGGCGGATCTCAGTTCACCGTTTCCAGCATCGCGAACCCGGATCAGACCAAGGCGACCGCTGCGGTGCTCTCGGTGGTTCCGAATGCCACGACCAAGGTGACCACGGTCGGCAAGGACGCGGTTCGCGTGCAGACGAACCAGATGACGCCGGCGCAGACCGAGGCCGTCAGTCAAGCGCTGGCGAAGACGTATGACGTCGAGTTGAAGGAAGTCACGGCATCCTTCATCGGCCCGAGCTGGGGCGCTGACGTGACACGGCAATCGCTGTGGGGCCTGGCGATCTTCCTTGCTCTGACCTTCCTGATCCTGGCGCTGTACTTCCGTACCTGGAAGATGTCTGCGGCGTCGATCATCGGCCTGGTCGACGTGCTGGTGATCACCATCGGCGTGTACGCGCTGGCGGGATTCGAGATCTCGCCGGCGGCGGTGATCGGGTTCCTCACGATCCTGGCGTATTCGCTGTATGACGTGACGGTGGTCTTCGACAAGATCCGCGAGATCACCCGCGACGATGCCGGCCACATGGACCGCAGATTCGGCGAGTCGGTCAACCTGGCGGTGAACCAGACGCTCGTGCGCTCGATCAATACGACGGTGGTGGCGGTCCTTCCGGTCGGGGCGATTCTGTTCATCGGCGCGTTCTGGCTGGGGGCGCAGACCCTCAGCGACATCTCGCTGTCGATCTTCGTGGGGATCATCGTCGCGGCGTACTCGACCCTGTTCGTCGCATCGCCGCTGTACTCGCTGTTCCGCGAGACCGAGGTCGGGGTCAAGGAGCACGACGCGAAGGTGGTCAAGGCGCGCGAACGCGCTGCCGTTGCGGTGTGA
- the secD gene encoding protein translocase subunit SecD gives MATSTPVRHAWRALLGLVIVIGVLFGINTLGVALGQAHWAPELALDLQGGTQIILQAQTVDGKPPTNDQMNQAAAIIRQRVDASGVGESDITTQSGNQIVVQIPGQADAETRQRIEAAAQLQLRPVLFVGSPATSFVGDDKKETPYPSPAATLRATPTASPSNASDPNWITPKLQAQFLAYDCKDKNNDPANAPKDQPMITCDLEDSQKFILGPTELDGSSITDASSGQNSQNGQWEVLVKFNAAGTKVFTEVSQRLYGAQAPLNQFAFVLDGKVVSAPAMRAIITDGNPSISGNFTQESAQTLADQLKYGALPLSFKVVSSDTISATLGTQQLQIGLIAGLIGLALVALYSLISYRALGFIIIASLGVMGVITYVMLCILAWRMGFRLSLAGVAGLIVTIAFTADSFIVYFERIRDELRDGKSITSAVEDGWASAKRTIYIAKAVNILAAVVLYILADATVKGFAFTLGLTTAIDILIFILFTHPVMQLIARTRFFGEGHRLSGMDPEALGAVYRGRAQFRAPAIEGKGAAVRRVGRSRGEAERRQTIAERKRAAEIGAGGPSGDGTKASTDSSKKGADR, from the coding sequence GTGGCCACATCCACCCCTGTCCGGCACGCCTGGCGTGCACTGCTGGGCCTTGTCATCGTCATCGGCGTGCTGTTCGGAATCAACACGCTCGGTGTGGCGCTGGGTCAGGCCCATTGGGCTCCTGAACTCGCCCTCGACCTGCAGGGCGGCACGCAGATCATCCTGCAAGCCCAGACGGTCGACGGCAAGCCGCCCACGAACGACCAGATGAACCAGGCCGCTGCCATCATCCGTCAGCGCGTGGATGCTTCGGGTGTCGGCGAGTCGGACATCACGACGCAGTCGGGCAACCAGATTGTGGTCCAGATCCCGGGTCAGGCCGACGCAGAGACGCGCCAGCGGATCGAGGCGGCCGCGCAGCTGCAGCTGCGGCCCGTGCTGTTCGTCGGGTCCCCGGCGACGAGCTTCGTCGGCGACGATAAGAAGGAGACGCCGTATCCGTCGCCGGCGGCGACGCTGCGTGCGACACCGACGGCCTCGCCGAGCAACGCCAGCGATCCCAACTGGATCACGCCGAAGCTGCAGGCGCAGTTCCTCGCGTACGACTGCAAGGACAAGAACAACGATCCCGCGAACGCACCCAAAGATCAGCCGATGATCACGTGCGACCTCGAGGACAGCCAGAAGTTCATCTTGGGTCCCACCGAGCTCGACGGCTCTTCGATCACGGATGCCTCCTCGGGCCAGAACTCTCAGAACGGCCAGTGGGAGGTGCTGGTCAAGTTCAACGCCGCCGGCACCAAGGTCTTCACCGAGGTCAGCCAGCGTCTGTACGGCGCACAGGCCCCGCTGAACCAGTTCGCCTTCGTGCTGGACGGCAAGGTCGTCTCGGCGCCGGCGATGCGCGCGATCATCACCGACGGCAACCCGTCGATCTCGGGCAACTTCACCCAGGAGAGCGCGCAGACCCTCGCCGATCAGCTGAAGTACGGCGCGCTCCCGCTCAGCTTCAAGGTGGTCAGCTCTGACACCATCTCGGCGACGCTGGGCACGCAGCAGCTGCAGATCGGCCTGATCGCGGGCCTGATCGGTCTCGCCCTGGTCGCGCTGTACTCGCTGATCAGCTACCGCGCGCTGGGTTTCATCATCATCGCCTCGCTGGGGGTGATGGGCGTCATCACGTACGTGATGCTCTGCATCCTGGCCTGGCGGATGGGCTTCCGACTCTCACTGGCCGGTGTCGCCGGTCTGATCGTGACGATCGCATTCACCGCCGACTCGTTCATCGTGTACTTCGAGCGAATACGCGACGAATTGCGCGACGGCAAGTCGATCACCAGTGCTGTCGAAGACGGCTGGGCCAGCGCGAAGCGGACGATCTACATCGCCAAGGCGGTCAACATCCTCGCCGCCGTCGTGCTGTACATCCTGGCCGACGCCACGGTGAAGGGCTTCGCCTTCACGCTGGGTCTGACCACCGCCATCGACATCCTGATCTTCATCCTGTTCACCCACCCGGTGATGCAGCTGATCGCTCGGACCCGATTCTTCGGGGAGGGGCATCGTCTGTCGGGCATGGATCCCGAAGCGCTGGGTGCGGTCTATCGCGGTCGGGCGCAGTTCCGCGCACCGGCGATCGAAGGCAAGGGCGCCGCCGTGCGGCGTGTCGGCCGATCGCGGGGCGAGGCCGAGCGTCGGCAGACCATCGCCGAGCGCAAGCGCGCCGCCGAGATCGGTGCGGGCGGCCCGTCCGGCGACGGCACCAAGGCCAGTACCGATTCGTCCAAGAAGGGGGCTGATCGCTGA
- a CDS encoding preprotein translocase subunit YajC → MAQFFSQYGLIILLVVLLVFMFWSSRRRAAKQKVEQEAKARQTVPGAEVLLQGGLYGTIVSYDPDNLDQPAVVEIAPGVDIRVHSQAILRVVEPKDAVPLDDAPAFDGPAASGDTHIESADETAARLRAQDDKKDDSEA, encoded by the coding sequence ATGGCTCAGTTCTTCTCGCAGTACGGTCTGATCATCCTCCTGGTGGTCTTGCTGGTCTTCATGTTCTGGAGTTCTCGTCGTCGCGCCGCCAAGCAGAAGGTCGAGCAGGAGGCCAAGGCGCGCCAGACCGTCCCGGGCGCTGAGGTCCTGTTGCAGGGCGGCCTGTACGGCACGATCGTCTCGTACGACCCCGACAACCTCGACCAGCCCGCGGTGGTCGAGATCGCCCCCGGCGTCGACATCAGGGTGCACAGCCAGGCGATCCTGCGCGTGGTCGAGCCGAAGGATGCGGTGCCGCTCGATGACGCTCCCGCGTTCGACGGTCCGGCTGCGTCGGGCGACACGCACATCGAGTCTGCCGATGAGACGGCTGCGCGACTGCGAGCGCAAGACGACAAGAAGGACGACTCGGAAGCCTGA
- the ruvB gene encoding Holliday junction branch migration DNA helicase RuvB, producing the protein MAELDPEPQDESELAIEGALRPSSLAEFVGQQKVRGQLQLLLDAARIQQRPPDHILLAGPPGLGKTTLAMIVAHESGRALRMSSGPAIQHAGDLAALLSSLTPGEVLFIDEVHRMARSAEEMLYLAMEDFRIDIMVGKGAGATSIPLDLAPFTLVGATTRSGLLPNPLRDRFGFTAHLEYYEPEELEQVVARSAIMLDIPLPQPARAEIARRSRGTPRIANRLLRRVRDYVVVNGSGSTGGDVDTATVDAALDLYDVDAIGLDRLDRAVLDALIHRFQGGPVGLNTLAVTAGEEAETIESVVEPYLVRIGFVGRTPRGRIATPAAYAHLGERPAGGTLDLDDL; encoded by the coding sequence GTGGCTGAACTGGATCCCGAACCCCAGGACGAGTCCGAACTCGCGATCGAAGGCGCGCTGCGGCCGTCGTCGCTGGCCGAGTTCGTGGGTCAGCAGAAGGTGCGCGGCCAACTGCAGCTGCTGTTGGACGCGGCACGCATCCAACAGCGTCCGCCCGACCACATCCTGCTGGCCGGGCCGCCGGGGCTGGGAAAGACGACTCTCGCCATGATCGTCGCGCACGAGAGCGGGCGTGCGCTGCGCATGTCCAGCGGCCCGGCCATCCAACACGCCGGTGACCTCGCCGCACTGCTGTCGAGTCTGACACCGGGCGAAGTCCTGTTCATCGATGAGGTGCACCGCATGGCGCGGTCGGCAGAAGAGATGCTGTACCTGGCGATGGAGGACTTCCGCATCGACATCATGGTGGGCAAAGGCGCCGGGGCCACGAGCATTCCGCTGGATCTGGCTCCGTTCACGCTCGTCGGCGCCACCACCCGGTCAGGCCTGCTGCCCAACCCGCTGCGCGACAGGTTCGGGTTCACCGCACACCTCGAGTACTACGAGCCTGAAGAGCTCGAGCAGGTGGTCGCACGCTCAGCGATCATGCTCGACATCCCGCTGCCGCAGCCCGCGCGTGCCGAGATCGCCCGCCGTTCGCGCGGCACGCCGCGCATCGCCAATCGGCTGCTGCGGCGCGTGCGGGACTACGTCGTCGTGAACGGCTCCGGATCGACCGGCGGCGATGTCGACACCGCCACCGTCGACGCGGCGCTGGACCTGTACGACGTCGACGCGATCGGCCTGGACCGTTTGGACCGCGCAGTCCTGGATGCGCTCATCCACCGGTTCCAGGGAGGTCCCGTCGGTCTGAACACGCTCGCGGTGACAGCCGGAGAAGAAGCAGAGACGATCGAGTCCGTCGTCGAGCCGTACCTGGTGCGCATCGGGTTCGTAGGGCGCACACCGCGTGGCAGAATCGCTACGCCTGCAGCGTATGCGCACTTGGGCGAACGCCCCGCGGGCGGGACGCTCGACCTCGATGACCTATAA
- the ruvA gene encoding Holliday junction branch migration protein RuvA: MISSLHGTVLHAGADLVEVMVGGMGFTVSVTPDVARSARIGEQIRLHTTLIVREDALSLFGFADRAQCSLFGILLGVTGVGPKSAMGVLSAMEVDQIAQAVADDDDKPFRRVSGIGPKTAKLIVVQLAGKLAPPVATGAAAPAAVAGVSTQVVAALVGLGWSERVAIEAVEAAMGDASEAESVQVPALLRMTLAQLGPARAESPRG; this comes from the coding sequence ATGATCTCTTCCCTTCACGGCACGGTGCTGCACGCCGGGGCGGACCTCGTCGAGGTGATGGTCGGCGGCATGGGCTTCACCGTGTCCGTGACGCCGGATGTCGCTCGGTCAGCACGCATCGGCGAGCAGATCCGACTCCACACGACGCTCATCGTCCGCGAAGACGCACTGTCGCTGTTCGGCTTCGCCGACCGGGCGCAATGCTCACTGTTCGGCATTCTGCTGGGCGTGACCGGCGTCGGCCCGAAGTCGGCGATGGGGGTGCTGTCTGCCATGGAGGTCGACCAGATCGCGCAGGCGGTCGCCGACGACGACGACAAGCCCTTCCGCCGGGTATCGGGCATCGGACCGAAGACGGCGAAACTGATCGTCGTGCAGCTGGCCGGCAAGCTCGCGCCACCGGTGGCGACCGGAGCTGCGGCCCCTGCCGCGGTCGCGGGAGTGTCGACGCAGGTCGTCGCAGCCCTGGTCGGACTCGGCTGGAGCGAGCGCGTGGCCATCGAGGCGGTGGAGGCCGCGATGGGGGATGCCTCGGAGGCCGAGTCTGTACAAGTGCCCGCACTGCTGCGGATGACGCTGGCCCAGCTGGGGCCGGCGCGAGCGGAGAGCCCCCGTGGCTGA
- the ruvC gene encoding crossover junction endodeoxyribonuclease RuvC, which yields MAGRRLRVLGIDPGLTRCGVGVVDVAPDRSARLVHVSVIRSAVDARIEQRLAVIAAGIRLVLAEHHPDVLAVERVFAQNNRATVMGTAQASGIALLLAAEHGIPAATHTPSEVKAAITGYGNADKRQVQTMVARVLKLDELPKPADAADALALALCHAWRGGGPQVPALNGPLTPAQRAWADAERLTRR from the coding sequence GTGGCCGGCAGACGATTGCGCGTGCTCGGCATCGACCCGGGCCTGACGCGTTGCGGCGTGGGGGTGGTGGATGTCGCCCCCGACCGATCTGCGCGCCTTGTGCATGTCAGCGTCATACGGTCGGCCGTCGACGCGCGCATCGAGCAGCGTCTCGCGGTGATCGCCGCCGGCATCCGCCTGGTTCTTGCCGAGCATCATCCCGATGTGCTGGCCGTGGAGCGCGTGTTCGCGCAGAACAACCGCGCAACGGTGATGGGCACCGCCCAGGCCAGCGGCATCGCGCTGCTGCTGGCGGCTGAGCACGGCATTCCGGCCGCCACCCACACTCCGAGCGAGGTGAAGGCGGCCATCACCGGGTACGGCAATGCCGACAAGCGGCAGGTGCAGACGATGGTGGCGCGCGTGCTCAAGCTGGATGAACTGCCCAAGCCGGCCGACGCCGCCGACGCGCTGGCTCTTGCCCTGTGCCATGCGTGGCGCGGGGGTGGACCGCAGGTGCCGGCCCTGAACGGACCGCTCACGCCGGCGCAGCGGGCGTGGGCCGATGCGGAGCGCCTCACCCGGCGATGA
- a CDS encoding YebC/PmpR family DNA-binding transcriptional regulator, whose product MSGHSKWATTKHKKAVIDARRAKSFAKLIKNIEVAAKMGGADLAGNPTLYDAVQKAKKTSVPNDNIDRAIKRGAGVSGESVDYQTIMYEGYAPGGVALLIECLTDNKNRAAAEVRTALTRNGGNLADPGSVSYNFARKGVIVVTGEGTTEDDVMMAALEAGAEEVEPHPEGYEVTTEAGDMVVVRAALQQAGLDYESADVEFVPSLKVEVDADTARKVFRIIDALEDSDDVQNVYSNVDLSADVQAELEADD is encoded by the coding sequence ATGTCCGGGCATTCCAAGTGGGCGACGACCAAGCACAAGAAGGCCGTCATCGACGCGCGCCGTGCCAAGTCGTTCGCAAAACTCATCAAGAACATCGAAGTCGCCGCGAAGATGGGCGGCGCCGACCTGGCCGGCAACCCGACCCTGTACGACGCTGTGCAGAAGGCCAAGAAGACCTCGGTGCCCAATGACAACATCGATCGCGCCATCAAGCGGGGCGCCGGTGTCTCGGGAGAGTCCGTCGACTACCAGACGATCATGTACGAAGGGTACGCACCCGGTGGCGTGGCCCTGCTCATCGAGTGTCTGACCGACAACAAGAACCGCGCTGCCGCCGAGGTGCGCACCGCACTGACCCGCAACGGCGGCAACCTCGCCGACCCCGGCAGCGTGTCGTACAACTTCGCCCGCAAGGGCGTGATCGTGGTGACCGGTGAAGGCACCACCGAAGACGACGTCATGATGGCGGCTCTGGAGGCCGGCGCCGAAGAGGTCGAGCCGCACCCGGAGGGCTACGAGGTGACGACCGAGGCGGGCGACATGGTCGTCGTGCGCGCCGCACTGCAGCAAGCGGGGCTGGACTACGAGTCCGCCGACGTCGAGTTCGTCCCATCGCTGAAGGTCGAAGTCGACGCCGACACGGCACGCAAGGTCTTTCGCATCATCGACGCGCTGGAAGACAGCGACGACGTGCAGAACGTGTACAGCAACGTGGACCTCTCGGCCGACGTGCAGGCCGAGCTCGAAGCCGACGACTGA
- a CDS encoding DUF1697 domain-containing protein, whose protein sequence is MTTSASSTQVGNSRGESTHGERMRWVALLRGVNVGGITIRSADLRAVFEDLGAEDVRTVLASGNVLFTAPGARALWKARIQDALRERFGYDAWIILVTADELAQVAASFPFDAQDAARQPYVVFCADAQTQVRVWEAVGALDGDDERVVPGSGVVYWHARIGTSTDSPVARVLARAAFKSGTTTRNLRTVDKMLT, encoded by the coding sequence ATGACCACATCGGCCAGCAGCACGCAGGTTGGGAATTCACGGGGCGAGAGCACGCACGGGGAAAGGATGCGCTGGGTCGCACTGCTGCGCGGCGTGAACGTGGGTGGAATCACGATCCGCAGCGCAGACCTGCGCGCCGTCTTCGAGGATCTCGGCGCGGAGGATGTGCGCACGGTCCTGGCCAGCGGCAACGTGCTGTTCACCGCGCCAGGCGCACGTGCGCTGTGGAAGGCGCGCATCCAGGACGCGCTGCGGGAGCGCTTCGGCTATGACGCATGGATCATCCTCGTCACGGCAGACGAGCTTGCCCAGGTCGCGGCATCCTTCCCCTTCGACGCGCAGGACGCCGCGCGCCAACCGTATGTGGTCTTCTGCGCCGACGCGCAGACGCAAGTCCGTGTCTGGGAGGCAGTCGGTGCCCTGGACGGCGACGACGAACGCGTCGTTCCGGGCAGCGGCGTCGTCTACTGGCACGCCCGGATCGGCACGTCGACGGATTCACCGGTCGCGCGCGTCTTGGCGCGAGCGGCGTTCAAGAGCGGCACGACCACACGCAATCTGCGCACCGTCGACAAGATGCTCACCTGA
- the pdxT gene encoding pyridoxal 5'-phosphate synthase glutaminase subunit PdxT: MAGKPRIGVLALQGDVREHTHVLTELGAEVVPVRRPGELDAVDGLVIPGGESSVMDKLSRAFGLQQPLRDAIADGMPVYGTCAGLIMLADRVTDAIVGQQTLGGLDVTVRRNAFGSQVESFEIDLDVPAVGVPPVHAVFIRAPLVEEVGPGVETLAALPDGTVVAVRAGNLLGTSFHPEMNGETRFHGLLLELARRR, translated from the coding sequence GTGGCTGGTAAGCCCCGGATCGGCGTCCTCGCACTGCAGGGGGACGTGCGCGAGCACACGCACGTCCTCACGGAGCTCGGCGCCGAGGTGGTGCCCGTGCGCCGACCCGGTGAGTTGGACGCGGTCGACGGCCTGGTGATCCCCGGCGGGGAATCCAGCGTCATGGACAAGCTCAGCCGCGCGTTCGGGCTGCAGCAGCCGTTGCGCGATGCGATCGCGGACGGGATGCCCGTCTACGGCACGTGTGCGGGGCTGATCATGCTCGCCGACCGCGTCACCGACGCCATCGTCGGGCAGCAGACGCTGGGCGGGTTGGATGTCACCGTGCGACGCAACGCGTTCGGCAGCCAGGTGGAGTCCTTCGAGATCGACCTGGATGTGCCCGCGGTGGGAGTCCCTCCCGTGCATGCGGTGTTCATCCGCGCCCCGCTGGTCGAGGAAGTCGGGCCTGGGGTCGAGACGCTGGCCGCCCTGCCGGACGGCACCGTCGTCGCGGTGCGTGCCGGCAACCTGCTGGGCACGTCGTTCCACCCCGAGATGAACGGTGAGACGCGCTTCCACGGTCTGCTGTTGGAGCTCGCGCGACGTCGGTGA
- the pdxS gene encoding pyridoxal 5'-phosphate synthase lyase subunit PdxS encodes MADETRTAGTARVKRGLAEMLKGGVIMDVVTADQAKIAEDAGAVAVMALERVPADIRAQGGVARMSDPDLIDGIIEAVSIPVMAKARIGHFVEAQVLQQLGVDYIDESEVLSPADYVNHIDKWNFTVPFVCGATNLGEALRRINEGAAMIRSKGEAGTGDVSEATKHIRKISGEINQLRSMTKDELYVAAKELQAPYELVAEVAATGKLPVVLFVAGGVATPADAAMMMQLGADGVFVGSGIFKSGDPAARAAAIVKATTFYDDAKVIAEVSRGLGEAMVGINVADLAAPHRLADRGW; translated from the coding sequence GTGGCTGACGAGACTCGTACCGCCGGAACCGCTCGGGTCAAGCGCGGACTTGCCGAGATGCTCAAGGGCGGCGTCATCATGGACGTCGTCACCGCCGATCAGGCGAAGATCGCCGAGGATGCCGGGGCCGTGGCGGTCATGGCCCTCGAGCGGGTGCCCGCCGACATCCGCGCGCAGGGCGGAGTGGCGCGCATGAGCGACCCCGATCTGATCGACGGCATCATCGAGGCCGTCTCGATCCCGGTCATGGCCAAGGCGCGCATCGGGCACTTCGTCGAGGCGCAGGTGCTGCAGCAGCTGGGTGTGGACTACATCGACGAGTCCGAGGTGCTCTCGCCCGCCGACTACGTCAACCACATCGACAAGTGGAACTTCACCGTGCCGTTCGTGTGCGGCGCCACCAACCTCGGCGAGGCGCTGCGACGCATCAACGAAGGTGCGGCGATGATCCGTTCCAAGGGTGAGGCCGGCACCGGCGACGTGTCGGAGGCCACCAAACACATCCGCAAGATCTCGGGCGAGATCAACCAGCTGCGTTCGATGACCAAGGACGAGCTGTACGTCGCCGCCAAGGAGCTGCAGGCGCCGTACGAGCTGGTGGCCGAGGTGGCAGCCACCGGAAAGCTGCCGGTCGTGCTGTTCGTCGCCGGGGGAGTGGCCACTCCCGCCGACGCGGCGATGATGATGCAGCTGGGCGCCGACGGCGTGTTCGTGGGCTCGGGCATCTTCAAGTCGGGCGACCCCGCGGCCCGGGCGGCCGCGATCGTGAAGGCGACGACGTTCTACGACGACGCGAAGGTGATCGCCGAGGTCTCGCGCGGGCTGGGGGAGGCGATGGTGGGCATCAACGTCGCCGACCTCGCAGCGCCGCACCGCCTCGCCGACCGTGGCTGGTAA
- a CDS encoding aminotransferase class I/II-fold pyridoxal phosphate-dependent enzyme, translating to MTIAITGATAAEIAESIRDLRDRATLSPGDVLPPVRALAAQLGVNRNTVVSAYRQLTQAGLVETLGRGGTRISDPAPIAQDGYAQGSVLRDIGTGNPDPALIPAPEGALAAVVGRPVLYGEPVIDADLAQWAQEWMAPDVAPARFRLTVTSGAVDAVERLLAGALTRDDAVALEDPCWLAGMHTVRLGGYRAVPVPIDDEGMTVDGLQAALEQGVRAVVCTPRAQNPTGVSVTAARASALREVLREHPYVLIIEDDHFSLLSRHPFHSIVGPEHRRFALVRSVSKFLGPDMCLAVTATDPRTAERLALRLSPGTTWVSHLLQRLAHAQLTDPSVRAQIAQAAAHYAARNVAFAERLTARGVDAAAGDGLNLWLSAPGGAAAASAHLMRRGWLARTGDEFRLGGAPSAHLRMTVHDLADADAERLADDVAAALGGTQDGAQAAVAGLSGTHGMIDR from the coding sequence ATGACCATTGCCATCACGGGCGCGACCGCCGCAGAGATCGCCGAGAGCATTCGCGATCTGCGCGACCGCGCCACGCTGTCTCCGGGTGACGTGCTGCCTCCCGTGCGCGCACTGGCCGCGCAGCTGGGGGTCAACCGCAATACGGTGGTCTCCGCATACCGACAGCTCACACAGGCCGGTCTGGTCGAGACGCTGGGCCGCGGGGGCACCCGCATCTCGGACCCGGCTCCCATCGCCCAAGACGGATACGCCCAGGGCAGCGTGCTGCGCGACATCGGAACCGGCAATCCCGACCCCGCACTGATCCCCGCACCGGAGGGCGCGCTGGCAGCGGTGGTCGGTCGCCCCGTGCTGTACGGCGAGCCCGTGATCGACGCCGACCTCGCGCAGTGGGCGCAGGAGTGGATGGCACCGGATGTCGCCCCTGCACGCTTCCGCCTGACCGTCACTTCTGGGGCCGTGGACGCGGTCGAACGCCTTCTCGCGGGGGCTCTCACCCGGGATGACGCGGTCGCGCTCGAAGACCCCTGCTGGCTGGCGGGCATGCACACCGTGCGCCTCGGCGGCTATCGCGCCGTCCCGGTGCCGATCGACGACGAAGGCATGACCGTCGACGGACTTCAGGCCGCTCTCGAACAGGGAGTCCGCGCCGTCGTGTGCACTCCGCGCGCGCAGAATCCGACCGGCGTGAGCGTGACGGCCGCTCGGGCAAGCGCCCTGCGCGAGGTGCTGCGCGAGCACCCGTACGTGCTGATCATCGAAGACGATCACTTCTCGCTGCTGTCGCGGCATCCCTTCCATTCGATCGTGGGACCGGAGCACCGCCGATTCGCCCTCGTGCGCTCGGTGTCCAAGTTCCTCGGCCCCGACATGTGCCTGGCGGTCACTGCCACCGACCCGCGCACGGCGGAGCGACTCGCCCTGCGTCTGAGTCCCGGCACCACCTGGGTCAGCCACCTGCTGCAGCGGCTCGCCCATGCACAGCTGACCGACCCGTCTGTGCGCGCGCAGATCGCGCAGGCTGCCGCGCACTACGCCGCACGGAACGTCGCATTCGCCGAGCGTCTGACGGCGCGAGGGGTGGATGCCGCAGCCGGCGACGGATTGAACCTCTGGCTGTCTGCACCGGGCGGGGCGGCCGCGGCGTCCGCGCACCTCATGCGTCGCGGCTGGCTTGCGCGCACCGGTGACGAGTTCCGGCTGGGCGGGGCGCCCTCGGCGCACCTGCGGATGACCGTGCACGACCTCGCCGACGCCGACGCCGAACGTCTCGCCGACGACGTGGCGGCAGCGCTGGGCGGGACCCAAGACGGGGCGCAGGCAGCCGTGGCGGGCCTCTCCGGCACGCATGGGATGATCGACCGGTGA
- the pdxY gene encoding pyridoxal kinase PdxY translates to MTFLSIQSAVAYGHVGNSAAVFPLQRIGVDVMPVYTVNFSNHTGYGAWRGPMISPDDVREVITGIQERGALGEVDVVLSGYQGGEGIADVILDAVARVKSANPDAVYACDPVMGNAASGCFVAPAIPDLLRDRVVPAADIITPNQFELGYLTGTEPTDLASTLAAVDAARAMGPRTVLVTSVVRPDRPSDTIEMLAVDDEGAWIVRTPLHPLKANGSGDVTAALFTAHYRATGSAATALARTTSSVWDLLRLTHESASRELRLVEAQEFYAHPRVQFEVARVR, encoded by the coding sequence GTGACTTTCCTCTCCATCCAGTCCGCGGTCGCATACGGCCACGTGGGCAACTCGGCCGCCGTATTTCCGTTGCAGCGCATCGGCGTCGACGTGATGCCCGTGTACACCGTGAACTTCTCGAACCACACCGGCTACGGCGCCTGGCGCGGTCCGATGATCAGCCCGGACGACGTACGCGAGGTCATCACCGGCATCCAAGAGCGCGGCGCGCTCGGCGAGGTCGACGTCGTCCTCAGCGGCTACCAGGGCGGCGAGGGCATCGCCGACGTGATCCTGGATGCCGTGGCACGGGTGAAGTCCGCCAACCCCGACGCCGTCTACGCGTGCGACCCGGTGATGGGCAACGCCGCGTCGGGCTGCTTCGTGGCCCCTGCGATCCCCGATCTGCTGCGCGACCGCGTCGTGCCGGCGGCTGACATCATCACCCCCAACCAGTTCGAACTGGGGTATCTCACCGGCACCGAGCCCACGGATCTGGCCAGCACCCTGGCCGCGGTCGACGCCGCACGCGCGATGGGTCCGCGCACCGTGCTCGTCACGAGCGTCGTGCGACCCGACCGCCCCAGCGACACGATCGAGATGCTCGCCGTCGACGACGAGGGCGCGTGGATCGTGCGCACTCCCCTGCACCCGCTGAAGGCCAACGGCTCAGGCGATGTCACGGCCGCACTGTTCACGGCGCACTACCGTGCCACCGGCAGTGCGGCAACGGCCCTGGCACGCACGACCTCCAGCGTGTGGGATCTGCTGCGGCTGACCCACGAGTCGGCCAGCCGCGAACTGCGGCTCGTCGAAGCACAGGAGTTCTACGCCCACCCGCGCGTGCAGTTCGAGGTCGCCCGGGTGCGCTGA